From Struthio camelus isolate bStrCam1 chromosome 7, bStrCam1.hap1, whole genome shotgun sequence, a single genomic window includes:
- the SHLD2 gene encoding shieldin complex subunit 2, which produces MSKRPQVHIFVGAPSIPSQLEVSEHSSSVPAAEKWRELHCSCDRRGLFSEKCKSTDCLVFQAERSTITAAPTNVYCSQLSEQRSLTVAGEYLTTSVTLETNASTPKMIGSLIYSGCQLSKDRDTHTNINQAADQHLPQQFGRLDKWDAKWSHGCCSFPTEGKASYLEVNRADISDLVASTKQISIHLRSVRKDVQSDHISDCHEHLSRYLDMCSPLNQESKPKGELSDCSNLAVSTDTEFHSIMTSSQMAVFAQDRFKKQNEMQKRTMKLLETEAGNKHEERQYEHRSLNSDVRTCHTVAEDACEQVYESTNSLELFNSESDGRTFCFDATKREESACENTGTSEELVNVPADEFVNEIRIEPLSSGILCSQVSSSHNSSSKRVCTSEDSLYIFHSACKRQLKSKRAKLNSSPAGPGMRMDQERMTEVKKLQKRLLSLLKNCCCKNQKYNVLVAIVHPCHIKELQIKTRPKSSSKVPIATIVVTDQSKIERKVVLWRAAAFWSLTVFPGDVVLLTDIIMYENLWCGEILLQSTCTSQLLNLGNCSALNTKEFHHIVDVGVLHGLLAYISSEFPHFGDLPCREVQRLDSVQHVQLDQLQSNTLVHLVLKIISIAILTESVYSYKGGSQRKVILTVEQNRDQHYRMVLWGAGAAWCPQLQKRKDHIWDFKYLLVQHSSVSGDFELHTTPWSSCECLFDDDKRAIEFKERFQKNKTSLMKMTNLSAHLEEKCSGVIQLKAHILELKFTVSTGQYSQLIFHSSTSLDSVLASLPMITYSGCAKCGSELQADENKIYKQCVRCLPYNKVKTFYRPALMTVEDGGYEIYVHVVSELMEKIFLNIPADWLNRLVVPSSGVTYSIIVADLCHSLLADTEASYLLEIRSRFVLDENSCPLQKDFHLLNFHPDL; this is translated from the exons ATGTCTAAAAGACCTCAAGTCCATATTTTTGTTGGAGCACCCAGTATTCCAAGTCAGCTGGAGGTGTCAGAACATAGTAgctcagtgcctgctgctgaaAAATGGAGAGAACTCCACTGTTCATGTGATAGACGCggtcttttttctgaaaaatgcaaaagTACTGACTGTTTAGTGTTTCAGGCTGAAAGATCTACGATCACAGCCGCTCCTACAAATGTTTACTGCTCCCAGCTATCTGAACAGAGGAGCTTGACGGTAGCAGGAGAGTATTTGACGACATCTGTAACTTTGGAAACCAATGCCAGTACTCCTAAGATGATTGGCAGTTTAATTTACTCTGGTTGTCAATTATCTAAAGATAGAGACACGCACACAAACATAAATCAGGCTGCAGATCAACACCTTCCTCAACAGTTTGGAAGACTGGACAAGTGGGATGCAAAATGGTCACATGGCTGTTGTTCCTTCCCCACTGAAGGAAAAGCCAGTTATTTGGAAGTTAACCGCGCTGACATTTCTGATTTAGTTGCCTCTACTAAGCAGATTAGCATACATCTGAGGTCTGTGCGAAAAGACGTTCAATCAGATCATATAAGTGATTGCCACGAACATCTAAGTCGATATCTGGATATGTGTTCCCCCCTAAATCAAGAGTCAAAACCAAAAGGAGAACTAAGCGATTGTTCAAACCTTGCGGTGTCAACTGATACTGAATTTCATAGTATAATGACTTCAAGTCAGATGGCTGTTTTTGCACAAGATCGCTTTAAGAAACAGAATGAGATGCAGAAAAGAACCATGAAACTACTGGAAACAGAAGCAGGGAATAAACATGAAGAAAGGCAATATGAACACCGCAGTCTTAATTCTGATGTCAGAACATGTCATACTGTGGCTGAAGATGCATGTGAACAAGTATACGAGTCTACAAATTCTCTTGAACTTTTTAATTCTGAGAGTGATGGCAGAACCTTTTGTTTTGACGcgacaaaaagagaggaaagtgcTTGTGAAAATACAGGGACGTCTGAAGAACTTGTTAACGTTCCTGCTGACGAATTTGTAAATGAAATCCGTATTGAACCGTTGAGCTCAGGAATACTGTGCTCCCAAGTAAGCAGTTCTCATAACAGCTCTTCTAAAAGAGTCTGCACGTCTGAAGACTCTCTTTATATTTTTCACTCAGCATGTAAAAGGCAGCTGAAATCAAAGAGAGCTAAACTGAATTCTTCTCCAGCTGGTCCTGGAATGAGGATGGATCAAGAGAGGATGACAGAGGTCAAGAAACTTCAAAAGCGTCTTCTGTCACTACTTAAGAATTGCTGCTGCAAAAATCAAAAGTACAATGTTTTGGTTGCAATAGTACATCCCTGTCATATTAAAGAATTACAGATAAAGACAAGACCCAAATCTTCATCTAAAGTTCCTATAGCAACAATTGTAGTTACTGACCAGTCCAAAATCGAGAGAAAAGTTGTGCTGTGGCGTGCTGCTGCGTTTTGGTCACTCACTGTGTTTCCTGGGGATGTCGTACTACTTACAG ATATCATTATGTATGAGAATCTCTGGTGTGGAGAAATCCTGCTGCAATCTACATGTACCAGTCAGTTACTGAATCTGGGAAACTGCTCAGCTCTCAACACAAAAGAAT tTCATCATATAGTGGATGTCGGTGTTCTGCATGGTTTATTGGCCTACATATCGTCAGAATTTCCCCACTTTGGAGACCTTCCATGTAGAGAAGTTCAGAGATTGGATAGTGTTCAGCATGTTCAGCTAGACCAGCTTCAGTCAAATACGTTGGTTCacttagttttaaaaattatcagCATCGCCATATTAACAG AATCTGTGTACAGCTACAAAGGGGGCAgccaaagaaaagttattttaacagtAGAACAGAACAGAGATCAACATTATAGGATGgtgctgtggggagcaggggcAGCCTGGTGCCCTCAGCTTCAGAAGAGAAAAG ATCACATATGGGACTTTAAATACCTTCTTGTCCAGCATAGTTCCGTCTCAGGTGACTTTGAACTGCACACAACTCCATGGTCATCCTGTGAGTGCTTGTTTGATGATGACAAAAGGGCAATTGAATTTAAAGAAaggtttcagaaaaacaaaacgtCGCTCATGAAAATGACAAATCTCTCGGCACATTTGGAGGAAAAATGCTCAG GAGTGATTCAACTGAAAGCCCATATCTTAGAGTTGAAGTTTACAGTTTCAACGGGCCAGTACAGTCAACTCATCTTCCATTCCAGCACTTCCCTGGATAGTGTTTTGGCTTCTCTGCCTATGATTACCTATTCAGGTTGTGCTAAATGTGGTTCAGAACTACAGGCAGATGAGAACAAGATCTACAAGCAATGCGTTAGATGTTTGCCGTACAACAAAGTAAAAACATTCTACAG ACCTGCTTTGATGACAGTCGAAGATGGAGGATATGAAATCTATGTTCACGTGGTGTCTGAGTTGATGGAAAAAATCTTCCTCAATATACCTGCAGACTGGCTGAACAGATTAGTAG TGCCCTCCTCAGGTGTAACCTACAGCATAATAGTAGCAGATCTGTGTCATTCGCTGCTAGCAGATACAGAAGCATCCTATTTGTTGGAAATTAGGAGCCGTTTTGTGCTAGATGAAAACAGCTGTCCTTTGCAAAAGGATTTCCATCTGCTGAATTTTCATCCTGATCTCTGA